From Arcobacter lacus, one genomic window encodes:
- a CDS encoding FAD-dependent oxidoreductase translates to MNKYDVIIIGGGVSGLSCAITLRSAKLKIEELSNKNILVIDAGSSHLNMAELHNVAGIKEGTKGSELLKSMVSKTLSYGITLQSDNVISVSGNVGEFIVNTENQKFEASLIIFANGMQKIDVEGIGASVIGHIRAPRPGMVMIENTDGIISEGKYVTGCAAGATSMFSSAAGYGAQTATDIISLWLGKYTVIHDVLKKD, encoded by the coding sequence ATAAATAAGTATGATGTAATAATTATTGGTGGTGGTGTTTCTGGATTATCTTGTGCAATAACTTTAAGATCAGCAAAATTAAAAATAGAAGAATTATCAAATAAAAATATTTTAGTAATAGATGCTGGTTCTTCTCATTTAAATATGGCAGAACTACATAATGTAGCAGGTATAAAAGAGGGTACAAAAGGATCTGAATTATTAAAATCAATGGTTTCAAAAACTCTTTCTTATGGAATAACTTTACAAAGTGATAATGTTATTTCAGTATCTGGAAATGTTGGCGAGTTTATTGTAAATACTGAAAATCAAAAATTTGAAGCAAGTTTAATTATATTTGCTAATGGAATGCAAAAAATTGATGTTGAAGGAATAGGTGCATCAGTTATAGGACATATTAGAGCACCAAGACCTGGAATGGTTATGATTGAAAATACTGATGGAATAATTAGTGAAGGTAAATATGTAACAGGTTGTGCAGCAGGTGCAACTTCAATGTTTAGTTCAGCTGCAGGATATGGTGCTCAAACTGCAACAGATATTATAAGTTTATGGTTAGGAAAATATACAGTTATACATGATGTATTAAAAAAAGACTAA
- a CDS encoding MarR family winged helix-turn-helix transcriptional regulator, translated as MEKENFNLQSSFGYHFSIIFINIKKSMELKLKPYNITHLQFSILINIYKNNVTTQKELLKYTYGDETSITRLIDRLEVKGYLQRIACENDKRKKELKLTQSGINLAEEVISCAREVNAELVKDMDNEEAKQLLNLLQKVNITYDD; from the coding sequence ATGGAAAAAGAAAATTTTAATTTACAAAGCTCTTTTGGCTATCACTTTAGTATCATATTTATAAATATAAAAAAATCTATGGAACTGAAGTTAAAGCCATACAACATTACTCATTTACAATTTAGTATTCTTATTAATATTTATAAAAACAATGTAACTACGCAAAAAGAGTTATTAAAATATACCTATGGTGATGAAACGAGCATTACAAGATTAATTGATAGATTAGAGGTAAAAGGTTATTTACAACGTATTGCTTGCGAAAATGATAAAAGAAAAAAAGAACTAAAACTAACCCAAAGTGGGATTAATTTAGCTGAAGAAGTTATCTCTTGTGCAAGAGAAGTTAATGCAGAACTTGTTAAAGATATGGATAATGAAGAAGCAAAACAACTTCTTAATTTACTTCAAAAAGTAAATATAACTTATGATGATTAA
- a CDS encoding DUF3737 family protein has product MKNCTNNKNINIIKDEVFEGERPLFKSSFTNLINCKFTKGESALKFAKEVNAIDCEFSSKYLFWHDTNINIQKSQFFEGGRASIWYSNEILLEDSKVDAPKIFRDAKNIIIKNSLLNTNETLWDCKNITIKNSKFTGDYLLLHSSDILLDDFFLDGNYSFQHTNNMTVKNANINSKDAFWNSENVTVYDSIIEGEYLGWYSKNLKFVNCKIIGTQPLCYIDNLILENCEMIDTDLAFEYSTLTADITTSIQSVKNPISGFIKAKNIEELILDDEKVIHQELKIITE; this is encoded by the coding sequence ATGAAGAATTGTACTAACAACAAAAATATAAATATTATAAAAGATGAAGTTTTTGAAGGTGAAAGACCACTTTTTAAATCTTCATTTACAAATTTAATCAATTGCAAATTTACAAAAGGAGAATCTGCATTAAAGTTTGCAAAAGAAGTTAATGCAATAGATTGTGAATTCTCAAGCAAATATCTTTTTTGGCATGACACAAATATAAATATTCAAAAATCTCAATTTTTTGAAGGTGGAAGAGCAAGTATTTGGTATTCAAATGAAATTTTATTAGAAGATTCAAAAGTTGATGCTCCAAAAATATTTAGAGATGCCAAAAATATTATAATCAAAAATTCTCTTTTAAATACAAATGAAACTTTATGGGATTGTAAAAATATAACTATTAAAAACTCAAAATTTACTGGAGATTATCTACTTCTTCATAGTAGTGATATTCTACTTGATGATTTCTTTTTAGATGGAAACTATTCATTTCAACATACAAACAACATGACTGTAAAAAATGCAAATATAAATTCAAAAGATGCATTTTGGAATAGTGAAAATGTTACTGTTTATGATTCTATAATTGAAGGAGAATATTTAGGTTGGTATTCAAAAAATTTAAAATTCGTAAATTGTAAAATTATTGGAACTCAACCTCTTTGTTATATTGATAATCTAATTTTAGAAAATTGTGAGATGATTGATACTGATTTAGCATTTGAGTATTCTACATTAACTGCAGATATTACTACATCTATACAAAGTGTAAAAAACCCAATAAGTGGATTTATAAAAGCAAAAAATATAGAAGAATTAATTTTAGATGATGAAAAAGTTATTCATCAAGAACTTAAAATAATTACAGAATAA
- a CDS encoding MalY/PatB family protein encodes MKYNFDEIINRNNTNSSKWDTTEDGVLPMWVADMDFKVATPIIDSILKRAQHGVFGYTMIPKSYYDSEILWWEKRHNFKIKEEWIEPTVGVIPSLSAVVQAFCKEGDKVLIQSPVYNYFNSSITNNKCEIVVNNLLYDNKKYSIDFKDFEEKVKDEKVKLFILCNPHNPVGRVWTKEELTLMGNLCVENNVIILSDEIHRDLVYSDYKYTPIASISKEILNQSITCTAPSKTFNLAGLKTSNIIVANQEFKAKINRSLNINETIEPNVFGIEALISAYTLSDSWLDELLIYLEKNRDFVIEYINKNIPKLEVIKPEATYLLWIDCSKLGINSQTLVDKILEIGKLRIASGITYGKNANDFIRINIACPLEVVKDGLERLHKTIKYLD; translated from the coding sequence ATGAAATACAATTTTGATGAAATTATTAATAGAAATAATACCAATAGTTCAAAATGGGATACAACAGAAGATGGAGTACTTCCAATGTGGGTTGCTGATATGGATTTTAAAGTTGCAACTCCTATTATTGATTCTATATTAAAAAGAGCACAACATGGAGTTTTTGGATATACAATGATTCCTAAAAGTTATTATGATTCAGAAATTTTATGGTGGGAAAAACGTCATAATTTTAAAATAAAAGAGGAATGGATTGAACCAACTGTTGGAGTAATTCCTTCGTTAAGTGCAGTTGTTCAAGCATTTTGCAAAGAAGGAGATAAAGTACTTATTCAATCTCCTGTATATAACTATTTTAATTCTTCAATTACAAACAACAAATGTGAAATTGTAGTAAATAATTTACTCTATGATAACAAAAAATATAGTATTGATTTTAAAGATTTTGAAGAAAAAGTTAAAGATGAAAAAGTAAAACTTTTTATTTTATGTAATCCTCATAATCCAGTTGGTCGAGTTTGGACAAAAGAAGAACTTACTTTAATGGGAAATTTATGTGTAGAGAACAATGTAATTATTCTTAGTGATGAAATTCATAGAGATTTAGTTTATAGTGATTACAAATATACTCCTATTGCATCAATTAGTAAAGAAATTTTAAACCAAAGTATTACTTGTACGGCTCCAAGTAAAACATTTAATCTTGCAGGATTAAAAACTTCTAACATAATAGTTGCAAATCAGGAGTTTAAAGCAAAAATCAATCGTTCTTTAAATATAAATGAAACTATTGAGCCAAATGTTTTTGGTATTGAAGCCTTAATAAGTGCATATACTTTATCAGATAGTTGGTTAGATGAACTTTTAATTTATTTAGAAAAAAATAGAGATTTTGTCATAGAATATATAAATAAAAATATTCCCAAATTAGAAGTTATAAAACCAGAAGCAACTTATCTTTTATGGATTGATTGTTCTAAACTTGGTATAAATTCACAAACTTTAGTTGATAAAATTTTAGAAATTGGAAAATTGCGTATCGCATCAGGTATCACTTATGGAAAAAATGCAAACGATTTTATACGAATAAATATTGCATGCCCTTTAGAGGTAGTAAAAGATGGATTAGAAAGACTTCATAAAACAATCAAATACCTAGATTAA
- a CDS encoding AraC family transcriptional regulator — protein sequence MEDIIENYRVNTLKLIEEKFTLDIEGGLQTEIPNLDFYFTSEPTEFNAIIYEPSLCIILQGNKAVGFGNELYSYGPKDYLLSSTHVPAKVKISEVNKENPYVSFRIKFNLEDIYEVIKNISSEKLQKIAKSEKGLFFDELNEKLYDPVYRLIKLLNQSKEEIEYLYPLVLKEILFILINDKSGYFLNKFAMEGTVSNKIVHVISEIKDNFNEKLNIKELAKMIDMSESSLYQNFKTITSMSPIQFQKKIRLEEAKLMLLNQNIEASEVAYAVGYESPSQFSREYSRMFGMSPKAHAEFLREKSNT from the coding sequence ATGGAAGATATTATAGAAAATTATCGAGTTAATACTCTTAAATTAATAGAAGAAAAATTTACATTGGATATTGAAGGTGGATTACAAACTGAAATTCCTAATTTAGATTTTTACTTTACATCTGAACCTACAGAGTTTAATGCAATTATTTATGAACCATCTTTATGTATTATTTTACAAGGTAATAAAGCAGTTGGATTTGGAAATGAACTTTATAGTTATGGTCCAAAAGATTATTTGTTATCTTCTACTCATGTTCCAGCAAAAGTAAAAATATCGGAAGTAAATAAAGAAAATCCTTATGTATCTTTTAGAATTAAATTCAATTTAGAAGATATTTATGAAGTAATTAAAAATATTAGTTCTGAAAAATTGCAAAAGATTGCAAAATCGGAAAAAGGACTATTTTTTGATGAATTAAATGAAAAACTTTATGATCCTGTTTATAGATTAATAAAACTTCTAAATCAATCAAAAGAAGAGATAGAATATCTTTATCCTTTAGTATTAAAAGAGATTTTATTTATTTTGATAAATGATAAAAGCGGATATTTTCTAAATAAATTTGCAATGGAAGGTACTGTTTCAAATAAAATAGTACATGTAATTTCAGAAATAAAAGATAATTTCAATGAAAAACTAAATATAAAAGAATTAGCAAAAATGATTGATATGAGTGAATCATCTTTATATCAAAATTTTAAAACTATAACTTCAATGTCTCCTATTCAATTTCAAAAAAAGATTCGACTTGAAGAAGCAAAATTAATGCTTTTAAATCAAAATATAGAAGCCAGCGAAGTGGCATATGCCGTTGGATATGAGTCCCCTTCACAATTTAGTAGAGAATATTCAAGAATGTTTGGAATGTCTCCAAAAGCTCATGCAGAATTTTTAAGAGAAAAATCAAATACCTAA
- a CDS encoding cupin domain-containing protein, which yields MKYLDKNEFEKVNMFGTGNPNVNYAQYFIGDSFLNFLVKPGETPIFMANVTFEPGCRNNWHIHHAKTGGGQILICTAGEGWYQKDGEEAVSLKEGSVVYISTGAKHWHGAKKDSWFSHISVEVPGTETSNKWLEPVSDEYYNSLK from the coding sequence ATGAAATACCTTGATAAAAATGAATTTGAAAAAGTAAACATGTTTGGAACTGGTAATCCTAATGTTAATTATGCACAATATTTTATAGGAGATTCTTTTCTAAATTTTTTAGTAAAACCAGGTGAAACACCAATTTTTATGGCAAATGTTACATTTGAACCTGGATGTAGAAATAATTGGCATATTCATCATGCAAAAACAGGTGGTGGACAAATACTTATATGTACAGCAGGTGAAGGCTGGTATCAAAAAGATGGCGAAGAAGCTGTAAGTTTAAAAGAAGGCTCAGTTGTTTATATTTCAACAGGAGCAAAACATTGGCATGGTGCAAAAAAAGATAGTTGGTTTAGTCATATTTCTGTGGAAGTTCCAGGAACTGAAACAAGTAATAAATGGTTAGAACCAGTATCTGATGAATACTACAATTCACTTAAATAA
- a CDS encoding (R)-mandelonitrile lyase produces MKVIKLFSFATIVLLTQIQADEVKQIQNISKVEDRKSIVVNKTDFKKYFTGGEVRIDPLYPQKDTNTHSGAYVTFEPGARSNWHTHPKGQHIIVTSGVGYTQTWDGKKQIIKAGDVVWCPDDVKHWHGASKDIAMTHLVITEADENGKNVQWMEPVSDEQYNSN; encoded by the coding sequence ATGAAAGTAATTAAGTTATTTAGCTTTGCAACTATTGTTTTATTAACACAAATTCAAGCAGATGAAGTTAAACAAATACAAAATATCTCAAAAGTTGAAGATAGAAAATCTATAGTTGTAAATAAAACAGATTTTAAAAAATATTTCACTGGTGGAGAAGTTAGAATTGATCCTCTTTATCCTCAAAAAGATACAAATACACATTCAGGAGCTTATGTAACATTTGAACCAGGAGCACGTTCAAATTGGCATACACATCCAAAAGGTCAACATATAATTGTAACTTCTGGTGTTGGTTATACTCAAACATGGGATGGTAAAAAACAGATAATTAAAGCTGGCGATGTTGTTTGGTGCCCAGATGATGTTAAACATTGGCATGGAGCTTCAAAAGATATTGCAATGACTCATTTAGTTATCACAGAAGCTGATGAAAATGGTAAAAATGTACAATGGATGGAACCAGTTAGTGATGAACAATATAATTCAAATTAA
- a CDS encoding carboxymuconolactone decarboxylase family protein, whose amino-acid sequence MKKILLTLICSLFTFLNISNAKELNLELLDKKDESIIEISALTTIGDTKKLEIALNKGLNYGLTKNEIKEILVQTYAYAGFPRSLGGIGTFMKVVEERTNKGIKDEIGKEASPIPNDLNKDEYGAKVRAALAGQDTIPNPSGYQLFSPIIDTFLKEHLFADIFARDILTHKQRELSTISVLATLGNVHGPLKFHLQASINTGWTKEQLKEFVKVIENSLDEQKALEVESVLKLI is encoded by the coding sequence ATGAAAAAAATTTTATTAACTTTAATTTGTAGTTTATTTACTTTTTTAAATATATCAAATGCAAAGGAGTTAAATTTGGAATTATTAGATAAAAAAGATGAAAGTATTATAGAAATCTCTGCTTTAACAACAATAGGAGATACTAAAAAATTAGAAATAGCCTTAAATAAAGGTTTAAATTATGGCTTAACAAAAAATGAAATAAAAGAAATATTAGTTCAAACTTATGCATATGCAGGATTTCCAAGAAGTTTAGGTGGAATTGGAACTTTTATGAAAGTTGTAGAAGAAAGAACAAATAAAGGAATAAAAGATGAAATTGGTAAAGAAGCATCACCTATTCCAAATGATTTAAATAAAGATGAATATGGTGCAAAAGTAAGAGCAGCACTTGCAGGTCAAGATACTATTCCAAATCCTAGTGGATATCAACTATTTTCACCAATTATTGACACTTTTTTGAAAGAACATCTGTTTGCAGATATTTTTGCTAGAGATATTTTAACTCATAAACAAAGAGAACTTTCAACTATTTCAGTTTTAGCAACACTAGGAAATGTACATGGACCATTAAAGTTTCATCTTCAAGCTTCAATAAATACAGGATGGACAAAAGAACAATTAAAAGAGTTTGTTAAAGTTATTGAAAATTCTTTAGATGAACAAAAAGCTTTAGAAGTTGAATCTGTTTTAAAATTGATTTAG